Genomic window (Deltaproteobacteria bacterium):
GGGGCCGGCGCCGGCGCGAGCGCGCGCCTGTTCGAGACCCTGCTCTGGCCGCGCCTCGCGAACGACCTGCTCGCCCCGCGCCACGACGGCGCGGTGCTCGGGGCGGCCGGCGGGCGGCTCGCCTTCACGACCGACGGCTTCGTCGTGTCGCCCCTCGTGTTCCCGGGCGGCGACATCGGCTCGCTCGCGGTGCACGGCACGCTCAACGATCTCGCGATGTGCGGCGCGCGCCCGCTCGCGCTCTCCTGCGCGCTGATCCTCGAGGAGGGGCTCCCGCTCGCGACGCTCGCGGGCGTCGTCGACTCGCTCGCCCGCGCGGCCGCCGATGCGGGCGTGCCGGTGGCGACCGGCGACACCAAGGTCGTGGAGCGCGGCAAGGGCGACGGCCTGTTCGTCACGACCGCCGCGGTGGGCCTCGTGCCGGGCGCCCGCGAGCTCGGGCCCGGGCGGGTGCGCGAGGGCGACGCGGTGCTGGCCTCGGGGCCGATCGGCTGCCACGGCGCCGCCGTGCTCTCGGTCCGCGAGGGCCTCCACTTCGAGTCCGAGATCATGAGTGATTCCGCATGGATCGGGCCGATGGTCGAGGCCCTGCTCGAAGCCGTGCCCGGGACCCGCTGCCTGCGCGACCCCACCCGCGGCGGGCTCGGCGCGGTGCTCCACGAGATCGCGCGCGGCGCCGGCGCCGAGCTCGAGATCGACGAGGCCGCCGTGCCGGTGGACGCGCCGGTGCGCGCGGCCTGCGAGCTGCTCGGTCTCGACCCGCTCTTCCTGGCGAGCGAGGGCCGCTGCGTGGCCTTCGTCGCCGAGGCCGACGCCGAGCGCGCGCTCGCGGCGCTGCGCAGCCACCCGCTCGGGCGCGGCGCGGCGCGCATCGGCCGCGTGCGCGCGGGCGCGCCGCGCGTGGTCGTGCGCACGCGCATGGGTGCCCGCCGGCTGCTCGTGCTGCCCGAAGGCGAGCCGCTGCCGCGGATCTGCTGATGGCGCGCGTGCGCCGCGAGCTGCGCGTGCGCGGCGCGGTGCAGGGCGTGGGCTTCCGCCCCTGGGCCGCCCGGCGCGCGCGGGAGCTCGGGCTCGGCGGCGCCGCGCGCAACGGTGCCGACGGCTTCGCGGTCGCGATCGAGGGCAGCGAGGAGGCCGTCGATCGCTTCGTGGCCGCGCTCGCGAGCGCGCCGCCACCGGGCGCGCACATCGAGGCGATCGAGATGGCCGAGGTGGCCCCGCGCGGCGAGGTGGCGTTCGCGATCGTCGAGAGCCGGGCCGGCGCGCCCGCCGCCGCCCCGCGCGTACCGCTCGACGTCGCGATCTGCAGCGACTGCCTGCGCGAGCTCTTCGACCCGCGCGCGCGCCGCCATCGCTACGCCTTCACCCACTGCGCGAGCTGCGGGCCGCGCGCGGCGGTGCTCGCGGCGCTGCCCTGGGACCGCGAGCGCAGCGCGCTCGCGCCCTTCCCTCCCTGCGCCGACTGCCACGCCGAGTACCACGATCCGGCCGACCGCCGCCACCACGCGGAGTCGATCGCCTGCCCCGCCTGCGGCCCGCGGCTGTGCGCCTTCGAGCCGGGCGGCGGCGCGCTCGCGGGCGACGCGCTCGAGCACGCCGCCCGGGCGCTGCACGCGGGCGCCGTGGTCGCCCTCAAGGGCTACGGCGGCTACCACCTCGCCGTCGACGCGACCCGCGACGACGCCGTCCGCACCCTGCGCCGCCGCAAGGACCGCCCCGCCAAGCCCTTCGCCCTGCTCGCCCCCGACCTCGCCACCGCGGAGCGGATCGTCCGGCTCGGCGCCGCCGAGCGGGAGCTCCTCGCGGGCCCCGCGCGCGCGGTGGTCGTCGCGCCGCGCCGCCCGCGCGGGCCCCACGCGCTCGGCCTCGCGGAGGCGCTCGCACCCGGGATCGCCGACCTCGGCGTGCTGCTCCCGGTGGCGCCCGCGCACCACCTGCTCCTCTTCGCGCCGGGGACCACGCCCGAGCGGGACGCTCCGCGCTTTCCGGCGCTCGTGCTCACCTCGGCCAACCTCGGCGGCGAGCCGATCCTCCACCGCGACGACGAGGCGCGCGCCCGGCTCGCCGGCCTCGCCGACCTCGTCGTCGGCCACGACCGCGCGGTGCTGCGGCCGAACGACGACCCGGTGTATCGCAGCGCCCCTGCGGGCCCGATCCCGATCCGCCTCTCGCGCGCGAGCGCACCGCTCGTGCTCGCGCTGCCGGGCGGGCTCCGAGCGCGCGAGCCGGTCGTCGCCCTGGGAGGCGAGCTCAAGTGCGCGCCCGCCCTCGCCTGCGGCGGCGAGCTGCTGCTCGGCGAGCACGTGGGGGACCTCGCGGGCGCCGCCGCCTTCGACGCGGCGCGCGACCGCGCAGCCGGCCTCGCGCGGCTCGCGGGCGTCGCGCCCGCCCTCGCCACCCACGACCTCCACCCCGACGGCGCGGGCGCGGCGCTCGCCGCACAGCTCGCTCCCCGCACCGCCTCCGTCCAGCACCACCACGCGCACGCGGCGGCCTGCCTGGTCGAGCACGGCCGGGCCGGGCCCGCCCTTGCGCTCGCGCTCGACGGTCTCGGCTACGGGCTCGACGGCACGCTCTGGGGCGGCGAGCTCCTCGAGGTCGAGCTCGCGCGCTGCGAGCGGCTCGCCCACCTCGAGCCCGTCCCGCTCGCGGGCGGTGACGCCGCCGCGCGCGAGCCGTGGCGCATGGCCGCCGTCTGGCTGCGCCGCGCCTTCCCGGAAGGCGCCCCGCGCCTCCCCTGGCACGCGCGGCGCGACCCGGCCCGGCTCGCCGCGCTCGAGACGATCGCCGCGCGGGGGATCGCCAGCCCCCCCACCTCCTCGTGCGGGCGGCTCTTCGACGCGCTGGCCTCGCTCCTCGACCTGGTCGACGAGGCGAGCCACGAAGCCGAGGCCGCGCTCGCGCTCGAGTCCGCGGCCGAGGCGGCCGAGCCGGCCACCCTCCCGGGCGCGCTCGGCGCAGGCTCGCGATCCGGTGTCGCCCCGGGCGTGGTGATCGAGGTGGCCCCGCTCGTGCGCGCCCTCACGATCGCACGCGCCCGCGGCGCGGCGGTCCCCGGGCTGGCCGCGGCCTTCCACGAGGAGCTGGCCGCGACGCTGGCCGCGGCGGCGGCCGGCTGGGCGCGCGCGCGCCGCCTCACGGCGGTCGTGCTGACCGGCGGCTGCTTCCAGAACCGCCGGCTCCTCGAGGCCGTGCGCACGCGGCTCCTCGCGGCCGGGCTCGAGCCGCTCCTCCACCGCCGCCTCCCGCCCGGCGACGGCGGCCTCGCGGTCGGCCAGCTCGCGGTCGCGGTGGCGCGGGAGGCGGCCGGTGGCTCCGCCGCCGCTCAGCTCGGGAAGCGGCTCGAGTAGGAGCGGAGCGTGCGCAGGTAGTTGCCGCGCTCGTAGGCGGTGGGGTCGGCCACCGCGTGCCGGCTCATGCTCCCGCGGAGCTGGCGCACCGACTCGTAGTCGCGCTCGCCGAGCCATGCCAGCAGGCCGCGCTCGAGCTCGCGCAGGTGCCCGGGCCCGTGCAGGAGCAGGGCCGAGGCGAGCATCGCCACGTCCGCGCCGGCGAGCAGCACCTTCGCCACGTCCTCGACGCCGTGGACGCCGCTCGTGGCCGCGAGCGATGCCGCGAGCTGCCCGCGCAGGATCGCGATCCAGCGCAGCGGGAGGCGCAGCTCCTCGGAGCTCGAGAGCGAGAGCCGCGGGACGGGCTCGAGCGTCTCGAGGTCGAGGTCGGGCTGGTAGAAGCGGTTGAAGAGCACGAGGCCGCGCGCGCCGGCGGCGACCAGCTCGCGCGCCGCGTGGGCGAGGGCCGTGTAGTAGGGCCCGATCTTGACGGAGAGCGGGATGCGCACCGCCTCCGCCACCGTGCGCACGAGCTCCTGCTGGCGCGCCTCGACCGCCTGGGCGGTGAGCGCGGGGTCCGCCGCCACCAGGTAGAGGTTCAGCTCGATCGCGTCGGCGCCGGCCTGCTCGACCCGGCGCGCGTACTCGGTCCAGCCGCCGAGCGACACGCCGTTGAGGCTCGCGATCACGGGGACCCCGAGCACCTGCTTGGCCCGGGCCACCAGCTCGAGGTAGCGCTCCGGCCCGGTGTCGTAGTCCGCCAGCTCCGGGAAGTAGCTCGGCGCCTCCGCGAAGGCCTCGGCGCCCGTCTCGAGCAGGCGGTGGATCTCGAGCGCCTCGAACTCGATCTCCTCCTCGAAGAGCGAGGGCAGCACGACGGCCGACGCCCCGGCGTCCTCGAGGCGGCGCAGGTCGTCGAGGTCGCCCGTGAGCGGCGACGAGGAGGCGACCAGCGGCGTCCGCAGCGCCAGGCCCAGGTACTCCGTGCGCAGGTCGGCCATCGCCTCTACTCCTCGTGCTCGTGCGGCAGGGTGCGCTCGACCCGGCTGAGCTGCTCGTAGAGCCGCCAGCGTTCGTCCGCGTCGGCCTGCGCGAGCGCCAGCAGGTGGCGCGCGCGCTGCGGGTCGCTGCGCTGGAGCACGGCGAAGCGCGCCTCGCCGGCGGCGAACTCCGCGATCGGCAGCGTCGGGGCGCGGCTGTCGAGCTGGAAGGGGCGCTGGTGGGGTCCGGGGCCCGGGTGGTAGCGGTAGAGCGGCCAGAAGCCGCTGCGCACGGCGTCGCGCTGGCGGCTCATCGAGCGGGTCATGTCGATGCCGTGCGCGATGCAGGTGCTGTAGGCGATCAGGAGCGAGGGGCCCGGCCAGGCCTCCGCTTCGAGGAAGGCCTTGACGCACTGGGCGTCGTCGGCGCCCATCGCCACCTGGGCCACGTACACGTTGCCGTAGCTGCTCGCGAGCAGGCCCAGGTCCTTGCGGGCCACCGCGCGGCCTGCCGAGGCGAACTTCGCGACCGCCCCGCGCGGCGTGGCCTTCGAGGCCTGCCCGCCCGTGTTGGAGTAGACCTGGGTGTCGAGCACCAGCACGTTCACGTCACGGCCCGAGGCGAGCAGGTGGTCGAGCCCGCCGGTGCCGATGTCGTAGGCCCAGCCGTCGCCTCCCACCACCCACACGCTCTTGCGCACGAGATCGTCGGCGAGCGAGAGGAGCCTCTGCGCGGCCGCCGACTCCGGGCCCGCGATCCCGCCGAGCGCCACCCGCAGCGCCGCCACGCGCTCGCGCTGTGCCGCGATCGAGGCCTCGTCCGCCTGCCCGGCCGCCAGGATCCCGCGCGCCAGCTCCTCGCCGATGCGCGGGGCGAGCCGCGTGAGCAGCATGCGGGCCTCGTCGCGGTGTCGTTCGAGCGCGAGCAGCATGCCGAGGCCGAACTCCGCGTCGTCCTCGAAGAGCGAGTTCGCCCAGGCGGGCCCGCGGCCCGCGCGGTTCACCGTCCAGGGCGTCGTCGGGAGGTTCCCGCCGTAGATCGACGAGCAGCCGGTGGCGTTGGCCACCAGGATGCGGTCGCCGAAGAGCTGCGAGAGCAGCTTGAGGTACGGGGTCTCGCCGCAACCGGCGCACGCGCCGGAGAACTCGAAGAGCGGCGGGAGGCACTGGCTGTGCTTCACCGTGGCCGCGGAGAAGCCGGCCGGATCGGGGTCGGAGAGGCCCAGGAAGAACTCGAAGCGGGGCCGCTCGCGGTCGCGGTGCGCGGCGGCCGGTGCCATGCGGATCGCCTTGCGCTTGACCTCCGTCTTGCTGCGTGCCGGGCACACGTCCACGCACACGCCGCAGCCGGTGCAGTCGTCCGGTGCCACCTGGATCGTGAGCAGCCGATCCGGGAGCTCGCGCGAGCGGAAGGGCTTCGAGGGGAAGCCCGGGGGCGCGCCCGCGAGCTCCGCCTCCGGGTACGCCTTCATGCGGATCGCGGCGTGCGGGCACACCAGCGCGCACTTGCCGCAGTCGATGCACAGCGCGGGGTCCCAGATCGGGATCTCCTGCGCGATCGCGCGCTTCTCGTAGCGGGCGCTCCCGGTCGGGAAGGTGCCGTCGGCGGGCAGCGCGCTCACGGGCAGCCGGTCGCCCTCTCCCGCGAGCAGGCGCGCCGTCACGCGCTGGAGGAAGGCGGGGGCCTCGGGGGGGACCAGGGGCGCGCGGCGACGCGTGGCGCTCGCCGCCGCGGGCACCGCCACCCGGCGCAGCGCGGCGAGCGAGCCGTCCACGGCCGCCAGGTTGCGCTCGACCACCGCCGGCCCGCGCTTCGCGTAGGCCCGGCGCACCGACTCGCGGATCGCCGCGATCGCCTGCTCGCGCGGCAGCACGCCGGCGAGCGCGAAGAAGCAGGGCTGCATCACGGTGTTGATGCGATTGGCCATGCCGACCTCGCGCGCCACCCGGTGCGCGTCGATCACCCACAGCGAGAGCCGCTTGCGGAGGATCTCCTCCTGGACCTCCCGCAGCAGGTGCTCCCACACCGCCTCGGGGCCGTACGGGCTGTCGAGCAGGAGCGTCGCGCCGGGCGCCGCACACCCGAGCACGTCGACCCGCTCGAGCAGCCCGAACTGGTGGCAGGCCACGAAGTCGGCCTCGTCGATCCGGTAGGACGCTTCGATCGGGCGCGTCCCGAAGCGCAGGTGCGAGACGGTGATGGCACCCGACTTCTTGGAGTCGTAGACGAAGGTGCCCTGGGCGAAGAGGCCCGCCTGCTCGCCGAGGATGCGGACCGTGCTCTTGGTGGCGCCCACGGTGCCGTCGCTGCCGAGCCCGAAGAAGACCGCGCTCACACCCTGGTGCGGAACGCGGAAGTCGCTCGCGACCGGCAGGCTCCGGTGCGTCACGTCGTCCACGATCCCGAGCGTGAAGCCGTTGCGGGGTGCCTCTCGCGCGAGCTCGTCGAGGGCGGCCTTCGCCATCGCGGGCGTGAACTCCTTCGAGGCGAGCCCGTAACGGCCGCCGATCACGCGCGGCATCCGCGCGGCGCGGCCGCCGCCCTGCGCGCAGAGGGCCGCCACGACGTCCTGGTAGAGGGGCTCGCCCGGCGCGCCCGGCTCCTTGCTGCGGTCGAGGACGGCGAGCGCGCGCACGCTCGCCGGGAGCGCCGCGCACAGCGCGCGCCCGGGAAACGGGCGATAGAGGCGCACGACCAGCAGCCCCACCCGCTCGCCGCGCTCGCACAGGGCGGCAACCGCCTGGCGCGCCGCGCCGGCGCCCGAACCCATCAGGACGAGCACGCGCTCCGCATCCGGGGCGCCGGCGTAGTCCACGAGCCCATAGCGGCGGCCGGTCCGGGCGCCGAGCGCGTCCATCCTCCCCTGTACGATCTCCGGCAGCGCGTCGTAGAAGGGGTTCGCCGCCTCGCGGGCCTGGAAGAAGACGTCGGGGTTCTGCGCCGAGCCGCGCAGGACCGGCCGGTCCGGCGTCAGGCGGCGCGCCCGGTGCGCGAGCACGTCCGCCTCCGCCACCAGCGCGCGCAGGTCGTCGTCGGCGAGCAGCTCGATCCGGCTCATCTCGTGCGAGGTGCGGAAGCCGTCGAAGAAGTGCAGGAACGGGATCCGGCTACGCAGCGAGGCCGCGTGCGCGACGAGCGCCAGGTCGTGCGCCTCCTGGACACTCGCGCTCGCGAGCATCGCGAAGCCGGTCGCGCGCGCCGCCATCACGTCGCTGTGGTCCCCGAAGATCGACAGCGCGTGCGTCGCGATCGCGCGGGCCGCCACGTGGATCACCGCCGGGCACAGCTCGCCGGCGATCTTGTACATGTTCGGCAGCATGAGCAGAAGGCCCTGCGAAGCCGTGAAGGTCGTGGCGAGCGCGCCGCGCTGCACCGCGCCGTGCAGCGCGCCGGCCGCGCCGCCCTCGCTCTGCATCGCGATCACCTCGGGCACGACGCCCCAGAGGTTCGTGCGCCCCTCGCTGCTCCAGGCGTCGCACAGCTCGCCCATCGGGGAGGCGGGCGTGATCGGGTAGATCGCGAGCACCTCGCTGAGCGCGTGCGCGACCCGTGCCGCCGCCTCGTTGCCGTCGATGCATGCCCGGGCCATGCGACGCTCCTCAGCCGGGGTGGGCGGCGTCCTTCCGGACGCGGCGTGCGGTGCGCCCGGGCGGCGCCGCGGCCACGCCCCCGGCCCCTTCCCGCTCGGCGAGCGCACGCAGCTCGCGCAGCTCGTGGGCCACCGCCTCGACCAGGTCGTGGAGGTCGGGCACCCGCTCCCAGTCCGCCGTGAAGCCCCACGAGAGCGTGCGCCCGTAGCTGAAGAGCGCGATCCCGATCCCGAGCGTGCCCACCAGCGGCACCAGCGGGTGCGCCTCGAGCAGGCGCGCGCCGAGGAGGTACAGAGGCTGGCGCGGCCCCGGCACGTTGGTGACGACGAGGTGGAAGGGAGCGCCCTCCTCGAGCAGGCGTGCGCCGAGCGCGATCGGCGTCGCGCCCAGCCACTCGAGGGCCTGCGTGAGGGTCTCCGCGCCGAGCGACTCGTGGCGTTCCTTGAGCCGCCCCGTCTCCTCGCGCACCCGCTCGAGACGCGTGCGGCGATCGCGCTCGGCGAGCGGCAGGGTCACCACCCAGGCCGCCACCCGGTTGCCGAGGGCGCCGCGCTCGCTCGCCGCGCGCGTGCTCACGGGCGCCATCACCCGGAGCTCGACGCCCTCGAGGTCGATCCGCCGCACCTCGCCCAGGTAGCGGCGCAGCGCGCCCGCGACGATCGCGAGGGCGACGTCGTTCACGGTGCCGCCGAAGGCCGCGCGCACGCATCCGATCTCGTCGAGCGAGGTGGCGAGCCAGTCGACGCGCCGGTGCGGGCCGACCGGCTGGTTGAAGGGAAGGGGCGCGGCCCGCGAGGCCCCCGCCGCCAGCGCCCGGCCCGTCGCCCGCGCGCGCTCGAGGAGCGCCCTGCGAGCGCCGTCCTCGTCGCCGGCCAGCCGGCGCAGCGCCCCCGCGAGCGCGAAGGGCGCGCGCCCGAGGCGGACCAGCTCGGCGGTCGCGTACTCGCGCGCCGTCGGCCCGCGACGCGGCCGGAAGACGGCCGCCGGCGCGACCTCGGCGACCGGCTCGGGCGTCATCAGCACGCGCATCAGCTCGGCACCCGAGACGCCGTCGACCATGGCGTGGTGGACCTTGTGGACGAGCGCCACGCGGTCGCCCTCGAGGCCCTCCACGATCCACAGCTCCCAGAGCGGCTTGTGCAGGTCGAGACGCTGCTCGAAGATGCGCGCGCAGCTGCGCTTGAGCAGGCGCTCGTCGCCGGGCCGCGGCAGGCGGCTGTGGCGGACGTGATAGCGGAGGTTGAAGCGCGCGTCGTCGACCCAGATCGGATGGCCGCCGAGCGGTGCGGGCTCGACGCGCTGCCGGTAGCGGGGCAGCCGGTGCAGCCGCGACGCCACGTAGGCGAGGATCCGCTCGACGTCGATCGCGCCGTCCGCGCCACGCAGCGGTGCCGCCTCGTGGATCTGCACCGCGCCGACGTGCATCGGGGTGTCGGGCCCCTCCTGGATCAGGAAGGCCCGGTCGAGTTCGCGCAGGCGCTGGTAGGCGTAGTCGCTCATCGCGCCGCCGCCGCGAGCTTCGCGATGGCCTCGAGCTCCTCCCGGACGAAGGCGACGAGCTCGTGCAGGTCGGGTACGGCGTCCCAGTCGGCAGCGAAGCCCCAGAACAGGGCGCCGTCGTAGCTGAAGAGCGCGATCCCGAGCGCCTGGTTCGAGAACAGCGGCACCAGCGGGTAGATCGCCTCGAGGCGCGCGCCGAGCAGCTCGAGCGGAACCTGCGGGCCCGGAACGTTCGTCACGATCAGGTTGAAGGCGCGCGCCCGGGCGGCA
Coding sequences:
- the hypE gene encoding hydrogenase expression/formation protein HypE, with translation MNDRPDLTGLLAPSCPAPAAETGRVTLPHGAGAGASARLFETLLWPRLANDLLAPRHDGAVLGAAGGRLAFTTDGFVVSPLVFPGGDIGSLAVHGTLNDLAMCGARPLALSCALILEEGLPLATLAGVVDSLARAAADAGVPVATGDTKVVERGKGDGLFVTTAAVGLVPGARELGPGRVREGDAVLASGPIGCHGAAVLSVREGLHFESEIMSDSAWIGPMVEALLEAVPGTRCLRDPTRGGLGAVLHEIARGAGAELEIDEAAVPVDAPVRAACELLGLDPLFLASEGRCVAFVAEADAERALAALRSHPLGRGAARIGRVRAGAPRVVVRTRMGARRLLVLPEGEPLPRIC
- a CDS encoding wax ester/triacylglycerol synthase family O-acyltransferase encodes the protein MSDYAYQRLRELDRAFLIQEGPDTPMHVGAVQIHEAAPLRGADGAIDVERILAYVASRLHRLPRYRQRVEPAPLGGHPIWVDDARFNLRYHVRHSRLPRPGDERLLKRSCARIFEQRLDLHKPLWELWIVEGLEGDRVALVHKVHHAMVDGVSGAELMRVLMTPEPVAEVAPAAVFRPRRGPTAREYATAELVRLGRAPFALAGALRRLAGDEDGARRALLERARATGRALAAGASRAAPLPFNQPVGPHRRVDWLATSLDEIGCVRAAFGGTVNDVALAIVAGALRRYLGEVRRIDLEGVELRVMAPVSTRAASERGALGNRVAAWVVTLPLAERDRRTRLERVREETGRLKERHESLGAETLTQALEWLGATPIALGARLLEEGAPFHLVVTNVPGPRQPLYLLGARLLEAHPLVPLVGTLGIGIALFSYGRTLSWGFTADWERVPDLHDLVEAVAHELRELRALAEREGAGGVAAAPPGRTARRVRKDAAHPG
- the nifJ gene encoding pyruvate:ferredoxin (flavodoxin) oxidoreductase, producing the protein MARACIDGNEAAARVAHALSEVLAIYPITPASPMGELCDAWSSEGRTNLWGVVPEVIAMQSEGGAAGALHGAVQRGALATTFTASQGLLLMLPNMYKIAGELCPAVIHVAARAIATHALSIFGDHSDVMAARATGFAMLASASVQEAHDLALVAHAASLRSRIPFLHFFDGFRTSHEMSRIELLADDDLRALVAEADVLAHRARRLTPDRPVLRGSAQNPDVFFQAREAANPFYDALPEIVQGRMDALGARTGRRYGLVDYAGAPDAERVLVLMGSGAGAARQAVAALCERGERVGLLVVRLYRPFPGRALCAALPASVRALAVLDRSKEPGAPGEPLYQDVVAALCAQGGGRAARMPRVIGGRYGLASKEFTPAMAKAALDELAREAPRNGFTLGIVDDVTHRSLPVASDFRVPHQGVSAVFFGLGSDGTVGATKSTVRILGEQAGLFAQGTFVYDSKKSGAITVSHLRFGTRPIEASYRIDEADFVACHQFGLLERVDVLGCAAPGATLLLDSPYGPEAVWEHLLREVQEEILRKRLSLWVIDAHRVAREVGMANRINTVMQPCFFALAGVLPREQAIAAIRESVRRAYAKRGPAVVERNLAAVDGSLAALRRVAVPAAASATRRRAPLVPPEAPAFLQRVTARLLAGEGDRLPVSALPADGTFPTGSARYEKRAIAQEIPIWDPALCIDCGKCALVCPHAAIRMKAYPEAELAGAPPGFPSKPFRSRELPDRLLTIQVAPDDCTGCGVCVDVCPARSKTEVKRKAIRMAPAAAHRDRERPRFEFFLGLSDPDPAGFSAATVKHSQCLPPLFEFSGACAGCGETPYLKLLSQLFGDRILVANATGCSSIYGGNLPTTPWTVNRAGRGPAWANSLFEDDAEFGLGMLLALERHRDEARMLLTRLAPRIGEELARGILAAGQADEASIAAQRERVAALRVALGGIAGPESAAAQRLLSLADDLVRKSVWVVGGDGWAYDIGTGGLDHLLASGRDVNVLVLDTQVYSNTGGQASKATPRGAVAKFASAGRAVARKDLGLLASSYGNVYVAQVAMGADDAQCVKAFLEAEAWPGPSLLIAYSTCIAHGIDMTRSMSRQRDAVRSGFWPLYRYHPGPGPHQRPFQLDSRAPTLPIAEFAAGEARFAVLQRSDPQRARHLLALAQADADERWRLYEQLSRVERTLPHEHEE
- the hypF gene encoding carbamoyltransferase HypF; this encodes MARVRRELRVRGAVQGVGFRPWAARRARELGLGGAARNGADGFAVAIEGSEEAVDRFVAALASAPPPGAHIEAIEMAEVAPRGEVAFAIVESRAGAPAAAPRVPLDVAICSDCLRELFDPRARRHRYAFTHCASCGPRAAVLAALPWDRERSALAPFPPCADCHAEYHDPADRRHHAESIACPACGPRLCAFEPGGGALAGDALEHAARALHAGAVVALKGYGGYHLAVDATRDDAVRTLRRRKDRPAKPFALLAPDLATAERIVRLGAAERELLAGPARAVVVAPRRPRGPHALGLAEALAPGIADLGVLLPVAPAHHLLLFAPGTTPERDAPRFPALVLTSANLGGEPILHRDDEARARLAGLADLVVGHDRAVLRPNDDPVYRSAPAGPIPIRLSRASAPLVLALPGGLRAREPVVALGGELKCAPALACGGELLLGEHVGDLAGAAAFDAARDRAAGLARLAGVAPALATHDLHPDGAGAALAAQLAPRTASVQHHHAHAAACLVEHGRAGPALALALDGLGYGLDGTLWGGELLEVELARCERLAHLEPVPLAGGDAAAREPWRMAAVWLRRAFPEGAPRLPWHARRDPARLAALETIAARGIASPPTSSCGRLFDALASLLDLVDEASHEAEAALALESAAEAAEPATLPGALGAGSRSGVAPGVVIEVAPLVRALTIARARGAAVPGLAAAFHEELAATLAAAAAGWARARRLTAVVLTGGCFQNRRLLEAVRTRLLAAGLEPLLHRRLPPGDGGLAVGQLAVAVAREAAGGSAAAQLGKRLE
- a CDS encoding dihydroorotate dehydrogenase-like protein, which encodes MADLRTEYLGLALRTPLVASSSPLTGDLDDLRRLEDAGASAVVLPSLFEEEIEFEALEIHRLLETGAEAFAEAPSYFPELADYDTGPERYLELVARAKQVLGVPVIASLNGVSLGGWTEYARRVEQAGADAIELNLYLVAADPALTAQAVEARQQELVRTVAEAVRIPLSVKIGPYYTALAHAARELVAAGARGLVLFNRFYQPDLDLETLEPVPRLSLSSSEELRLPLRWIAILRGQLAASLAATSGVHGVEDVAKVLLAGADVAMLASALLLHGPGHLRELERGLLAWLGERDYESVRQLRGSMSRHAVADPTAYERGNYLRTLRSYSSRFPS